TTATCAGGGCACCTGCAGCCTGCACAATTTCATCGGCACTTCTGTAATTTTCTTCCAGTCTGAAAAGCTTTGACTCAGGATAGGTTTTCTGAAAACGCAGGAAGTGGTTCACATTGCTGCCCCGGAATCCGTAGACAGCCTGCCAGTCATCTCCGACACAGAAGAGGTTGCCGTGCCCCAGAAGAAGCCTTGTAAGTTCTTCCTGAAGATTGTTGGAGTCCTGATACTCATCCACAAGAATAAACCGGAAAAGTTCCCTGTAATGGTCCCGGATATCCTTTTCATCCCGTAGCATGTCCCGTACTTTGAGAAGAATATTATCAAAATCCACGGCATTGATGGTTTTAAGGGTTTTCTCATACTGCCGGTAAACTTCTAAGGTCTGTACCCTTTCAATTTCTGGCAGGGTCTGGATAAATTCTTCAGGATTCCCGTGGTTTTTGGCCATGGATATTTTATATTGAAGCCGTGATGTTTCTTTTTTGTCTATGTTCAGCCGGACTGTTATTTCCTGTAGGGTTTTCTGCTGCTGGTATCCGGCAAGGATCTGTATAGGCGATGTATATCCGACTCTGTTTGCATGTTTTTTGAGAATCTGCAGGCAGGCGGAATGATAGGTGCGGACCCAGGGGAAGCTGTCTGAAGAAAGGCCTGTCTGCTGCACAAGTCTGGTTTTCATTTCTTCGGCAGCTTTATTGGTAAAGGTTATGGCAAGTATGTGATCCGGAGAAAAACCATTTTTCAGCAGATGGGCTATTTTGGCGGTGAGTGTGCGGGTTTTGCCGGAACCGGCTCCGGCAATGACAAGGGCAGGGGTATCCATGTGTACGATAGCATCCTGCTGGGCCTTGGAAAGATCCATGAAAATAAATCCTTATAAGTCTTTATAAAAGTTGGTGGCTTCGGGTTGCCGGGGGAGAGTACAGGATCAGGCCCCGAAAAAGGAAGTTATGGTAACAGTAGCAGGCTTTTCTGACAAGGCAGCAGCCGGGGAATTATACTCTGAATGCTCAGTCTGGTGGCATGTGAAAACCAGAAAAGTTCTAAAATGGCTTTTTTTGCCTTATGTTTTAATGGTGGCCGGTGTTTCAGAACTGGCCGTGCAGAGCATAAACAAAAAAAGAGGGGGGACAGGCCTGGATGGCTGTCCTCTCCCTCTTTGTTGGAAGATTTTTTAGATTGTTCAGACCTTGGAAACGTTTTTGGCGGCAGCCCCCCGGTCATTCTGTTCAATCTCAAAGTCTACACGTTCACCCTCTGCCAGGGTCCGGAAGCCCTGCATCATAATGGAAGAATGATGTACAAAAATGTCTCCTCCGGTGTCCTTTTCGATAAACCCATAACCCTTTTTGTCGCTGAACCACTTGACGGTACCTTCAGACTTTTCCAAAACACTTCCTCCTTTGAACACGGTTGTGGCAGATAATATAAATATTTGACATTGCCTGCCGGCCTCATATCGGTTCGTCGTGGACGTTCCGTTTTATTTGCAAATGCCGTATGGAAAGGAAGTCCATGGAGAAAAATCTTAAAGTCTGTGTGCAGTTAAAGCCATGGATACCGTCTGTTGTGCTGAAGTGCTGGATTGTTGTCTTCCCGGGCATTATACCTTCAGAAAAAGCATGTCTGATGATCCAGAATGTATGTGAAACTCAAATTTTTTTAAAGCTGTACTTTTTCTGAAATATTATAAGTTCAATTTTTTTACCATGCAACGCACCAGAAATGCAAGGACTTCTCAGGTATTTTTATAGTTTTTTAAAACTAAAACAGATGGAACAGGCAAGGCTGTCTGTGTTCTTTTATGTTGTGCAGCAATGCCTGTACCTTGTTATTTCTGATGTAGTCAGTCTTTATGCACTTTTTGACTGAAGCGCAGCGGAGACGGCATGGACCTGTTTTTCCATCTCCTCCCTTATGGAGTCTCTGGCTTCAGGGCTGTTTCCTTCAAAGCGCAGTACAAGGGCAGGCTGTGTGTTGGATGCCCGCACAAGGCCCCAGCCTTCATCGAAGAGCACTCTTGCACCGTCTATATCAATCACCTTGTGGGTTTTTTGATAGTGGGCGGTGATGGCCCGGACAATGTCAAACTTTATCTCATCTTCGCAGTCCACACGGATTTCAGGGGTGTTGAAGGTTTCAGGCACATCGGCCAGAAGGTCGTTGAGGCTTTTTTCCGTGGAGGAAAGGATTTCCAGAAGCCTGCATGTGGCATAGATCGCATCATCGTAGCCATAATAACGATCTGCGAAGAACATGTGTCCGCTCATTTCCCCTGCAAGAACGGCACCGGTTTCCTTCATTTTCTGTTTGATCAGAGAGTGACCGGTACGCCACATGATGGGCTTGCCACCTTTTGCTGCAATGTCATCGTACAGGGTTTGGGAACATTTGACTTCTGAAATGAAGGTGGCACCGGGGCTGGTTTTGATGATTTCCCTTGAAAAGAGAATCATGAGCTGATCTCCATGGAAAATACGGCCATCCGGCCCCACCACACCAATACGGTCCGCATCTCCGTCATAACCGATGCCCACATCTGCGCCCGTTTCCTTTACTGTACGGATAAGATCCGCAAGGTTTTCGGCAATGGTGGGGTCGGCTTCATGGTTGGGGAAAGAACCGTCCATATCACAGAAAAGGGGGATGACCTCGCATTCCAGAGCTTTAAGGAGGGGTAGGGCCACCACTCCGCCTGTGCCATTGCCCGCATCCACAACAACCTTCATGGGCTTTTTGATCTGAATATCCGTCCGGATTCGTTCCAGATAAGCGGGGATGGGATCTTTGGCTGAAATTTCTCCCGGTGTATCTGCCACGGAAAAGGCTTTTTCTGTGGTGATTTTTCGGATGGTCTGCAATTCTTCACCAAAAAGGGAAGCTCCGGCCATGGTGGTTTTAAAGCCATTGTATTCAGGAGGGTTATGGCTGGCTGTAACAATGATGCCCGCATCGGTTTTAAGGTGGTGGGTGGCAAAGTAAAGTACGGGTGTGGGGCAGATACCTATTTCCACCACATTTATACCTGTGGAAATAAGGCCCTCGACCAGAGCCTGCTGATAGGTATCGGAGGTGCTGCGGCAGTCCCGACCCACTGCAATGGTTTTGCAGGCATGGGCGGTCATGTGGGTTCCCATGGCTCTGCCTATGTCTTTGACATCATCCACGTTGAAATCTTTTTCTGCAATGCCTCTGATATCGTATTCCCTGAAAATACCGGGGTTCATGTCTGCTCCTTATGTTTTTTTGAATGTGGAAATCCGTTATTCCTTATCTGCATTCTTTTGTAACTGTTCAGCACATTTTTCTAGGAAATATTGTGCTTTAATTTCAAGGTCTTGGTTCCAGTAAGAGACAAGCTGGCTGTTTGTGAGTGACATTGCAATCGTTTCGGGTCAGAGCTTCGCAGGCCTGTGCGAAAGAAGCGGCAAACTGTCTGAGCCGCCACAAAGGCAGCGTGCTTAAGCTTGCCATGGTAATCAAAAAGCTTATCCTGCCTGTGACGGCGAGTTTTTGCCGCTTCCGTGCAGGGCAAGAAGCTCTAAGAATAAGATTGCGTCACGAACAAATGGTCCGGTTGTCTATGCACCTGATTAAAGGTATTCGATTTACCAAAGGAAAATTGTGCTGATTAATTACCATTCTTTTTTATCTGTTTCCTGCAGACAGGGATGGGGAATCATTTTTATCTTTAAATAAGATATTTCTGTTGCTTTTTGCCTTTTCCCGTCAGAAAAATCAAGGGTTTCAACTTTGGCTGTTTTCAGGGCGGATGATGGTACCCGTTTTTTTAGTGTCATAGCCTCCGAGCTTTTCAAGGGAGAGTTTAAATTCTTCCGAGGAAAGAATTTTTATCACAGCCTGTATCCGGGGTGTTTTTTCCAGTTCCGCAGGAAAGATAAGTTCATAGGTTTCAGGGGTAAGGGGCACAAAGTCAAGGCCTAAGGCTCCGGCAGCGGCGGCAATACCGAGTCCTGCATCGGCACTGCCCCCAAGAATTGCCGCAGCAACGGCCATGTGAGTGGTTTCCTCATTGTCATAGCCCCGGATGGTGTGGGTAGCAATACAGTTTTTCTGCAGTTCATAGTCCAGCAGAATGCGGGTGCCGGAGCCGGGCTGGCGGTTGATGAAGCGGATTTCAGTCCTTGTAAGATCCTGTACACCAAGGATTTCATGGGGGTTGCCCTTTGCCACAATAAAACCCTGAATTCGGACGGCAAGATGAAGGCGGCATACGGGAATATCCGGCAGTACCCGGCGGATGGCATTCTGGTTATAGCTGCCGTCTTCCGGGTCCAGCAGATGGGAGCCTGCCATGTGGCAGCTTCTGCTGCGGATGGCAAGGAGACCGCCCATGCTGCCCACGTGGCTGGATGAAAGGCGGATGCCCATGGGTTTCAGTTCATTGGCAAGCAGATCCAGGGCATTGTCATGGCTGCCCGTTACAAGGAGGGTGTTGTGGATTTCTTCCAGGGGGCGCAGCAGTTCAGCCATGGCTTCGGAACCTGCGGCCATGCCTTCGCTGTGGGCGGGTATACGGAGGATGGCATCGGCCTCTGTGATGGAGGTGATGCATCCGGCTCCCCTGGGAAGGGGGGCAGCTATAGTGCGTCCGTATACTTCCGCCAGTCTTACCCGGACAAATTCTTCAAGGCCGAGTTTTGAGGGAATGGCCTTTGATAAAAAAACAGGACAGCTGGGTCTGGGTATATCCCTGCGGCCCAGAATGCTGCGGATCAGGGGTTTGACCAGCTCTTCAAAGGCAAGGATGGCGGATACGGGGTAGCCGGGAATTCCGAATACGGGTTTTCCTGCCACTTTGCCCAGCACCACTGGTTTACCCGGCATCATGGTGATGCCATGGAAAAGAATTTCACCGATCTCTTCTAAGGCGAGGCGGGTAAAATCATGGGAACCCGCCGAAGATCCGCCCACGGTGAGGATGATATCCACATCTTTCCGGCTGGCTGCATCCTGAATGAATTTTGCCAGAAGGTGAATCTCATCATTTATGGGGGGAGCCGTAATCCAGCGGCCTCCGCAGGCTTCGCTGAGTTTTCCCAGTACATGGCTGTTGGATTCAATGACCTCTCCGGGTTTAAGGAGGGCAGGATCCCGTTTGGCGTCAACCAGTTCTGAGCCGGTGGGCAGAATGAGAACTCCGGGTTCTGCCAGCACCGGAACCTGCCGCACACCGGCCGAGAGCAGGGCACCGATGCAGTAGGGGGTGATCCCGTGGGTGGCGGGAAAGAGCATTTCCGTTGCCACAATGTCTTCTCCGATTTTTCTGACATGCTGCCATGGGAAGACCGGAGCTTCAATGCGCAGCCCCGTTTTTTCCGGTGTGACCTTTTCGATCATGACAACGGCATCACAGCCTTCCTGCAGAACCTGCCCCGTATTCACGGGAAAGGCATTTTTTTCTTCCTGAAGGAATACGGGACTCTGTTCCGAGGCATGGAAGGTTTCTTCTGCCCGGATGGCATATCCGTCCATGGCTGCCACATGAAAGGGAGGGGAGGAGACAGCAGCAAAAACAGCTTCCGCCAGCACCCGGCCTGTGGCCTCTGATGCATGAAGACTCTCATGTTTTTTTGTAATCTGGCCAAAGGTTTCAAGGGTAAGCTGTCTGGCCTGTTCCAAAGGAATCATGGAAAGGTAGATATTTCGCCGGGACATGATGGTGGCTCCTTGGGTGTGTGTCTTAAAGGGGATAAACGGTGACGGGGCTGTCCTTTAGCAGGCCTTCGGTATCTTTAGGGATACAGACAAGGCCTGAGGCTTCCACAAGGGTTCTTATCAGGCCTGCTTCACCGGGTACGGGTACAGCCACAGCCCCTTCGTTTCCTTCCTCAATGGCAACCCTTATATAATCCGCCCTGCCCATGACCGAAGCCATGTTGCGGGAGATGCGGGCGGAAAAGGGCCGTTCTTCCGGCCTCATTCCTTCTTCGCCGGTGATATGACGGATCAGGGGTTTGATTAGAATCTGAAAAATGACGGCAGCAGAGGCCGCATGTCCGGGAAGTCCCATGAGGGGTTTTTCTCCGCACCGGGCAATCAGGGTTGGCTTGCCCGGACGGACTGCCAGACCATGGGCCAGAATTTCCGTATTCTCAAGTCTGGCAATGGCACGGGGGGCAAAGTCCAGGGTGCCGACGGAAGATCCCCCTGACACAAGCACCATATCCGCCCGGTTCAGGGCTTCAGAGAGGGCCTTGTACAGGGCCATTTCATCATCTGCTACAATGGGCATTTCCAGAGCAATGGCTCCCTGCTCTTCAGCCATGGCTGACAGGGTCCGGGTATTGATATCCCGGATTTCTCCGGGCTTAAGGGGGCTTTCCGGAGGCCTTATTTCATCGCCTGTGGACAAAATGGCAATGACAGGCTGTCTGTACACCACTATCTCTGTGATGCCCGCTCCCGCCAGAAATCCCAGATCCTGGGGACGGAGCCTTTTTCCATGGGGCAGAAGCCTTTGTCCCGGACGGGCATCATCGCCCTGCCGGATTACATGGGTACCCGGTGCCACAGATCTGTGCACTTCCACAAGGCCTTCGTCTACGGGGCTTGTGTCTTCTATCATTATTACAGAGTCCGTACCTTCCGGAAGCATGGCGCCTGTGGCAATGGCGGCGGCTTCTCCCGGCCCAATGCAAAAGTCCGGGGCTTCTCCCATTTTGACCCTGCCTCTGATGATAAAAAGGGGAGAAGCACTTTCAGAAGCACCAAAGCTGTCCTTTGCCCTTAGGGCGAATCCGTCTCTGGTGGAGCGGCTGAAGGGGGGGACCGTTTCCTCTGAAAAGATATCTTCTGCGGCAATGCGGTGAAGACATCTGCATAGGGGAATTTTTTCTTTCTGCATCCGGGGAAAGCGGTGTATGAGCTTGAGGGCATCATCTAATGAAATAACGGAAAAGAAAGCATGGGTCATAAGGATCTCCGGAAAAGAGGGACATGGCAGTGCATATAAGGTGCTTTCGGGGGTGGATACCGGGATAAAGCATTTTTAATGCGGCAGGCACACCCTTATTTTTTTCTATACCCGGCAGCAAAAGTCAAGGTAAGTTCTGGGGAGCCTGTTAAGTTCGTCAGAAGCAGCTTACGCCCTGCTAAGGCGTCTTGTCATAGAGTAACTTGTTGCCATATTCAGAATCATTTTGAGCACAGACAGACAATGTGTTAATTTTTAAATATTTGAATTGAAAAAACTAAATGTAAGTTGTTCAGAAGAAGTTATGGTGTTTTAAATCATCTGTTTTTTTGAAAGGTCGGTTCCATGTCAGGTCCACAGTCCGCAGAACAGTCCCTTTTTTCCTTTGAATTTATCCTGTTAAGTTTCATTGCCTTTCTCGCCTTCTGCAACATCTCCATGTTTTACGGTTTCAATGCCTATCTGGAACATGCGGGCGTGCCTGCGGTGTGGCGCGGGGTACTGATCAGTCTGGAGCCCTTTACGGCCTTTGCCCTGAGGCCCCTTGTCAGCACTTTTATTTCTCCCCGTAACGGCATCAGAATCATGGGGTTGGGCTTGGTTATTCTGGCCCTTTCCCTTGGGGGATATGCCCTTGCTCAGGATATCCGCTATCTGGTTCTGGTGAGAATCTGCCATGGTCTGGGTTTTGTGCTGCTGGTTTCCGCAGTGATTCATGTGCTGGTGCTTTTGATTCCCAAAAAAAGAAGCGGTCAGGGTTTTGGGGTGTTTACGGTCATGACCCTTCTTCCCTATGCCCTGCTGCCGCCTCTGATGGAAAGGCTTCTGCCCTGGGCGGGAAGTGAGGTGAGGATTTACGTACTGGGTGCCCCCCTTTTTCTCGCAGCCCTCCTGCTTCTTCTTCCACTTTCTTCCCGTCTGAAGAAACGATGGGTGAGTCTGCCCGCTGAAGCCATGAAAAAGCCGGGATTTCAGGATATGGTTGCAGGCCTGAAGCATCCCGGCGTTCTCCCCCTTCTCTGGGTGAACTTTCTGGTTTTTACGGCAAGCACCATGGTCTTTTTTTACATGAAGGATCACCTTTTACGTCTGGGGGCTTCCAATCCGGGGCTTTTTTTCACCCTGACAACGGTGGCCACCCTTTTGGTGCGTATTTTTTGCGGAAAATTTATGGACGGCATCAACCGGGCCTGGATGCTGCTTTCTTTTCTCTGTCTTCTGGCCTTCAGTCTCTGCTTTTTTTCCCTTTCCACAGTGCCTGCCCTGGTTTTGGGTCTTGCCCTTTTCTACGGCATGGTCATCGGCTTTCTCATGCCCCAGCTCAATGCCTTCATGTTTGACATCTCCCCTGTGCATCTCAAAGGGATGAACAGCAATCTCATGCTTTTTGCCATGGACGGAGGCTTTTTCATGGGGCCGCTTCTGGCAGGAGTCCTCCTTGGAGCAGGCGTCTCCTATGCCGGTCTTTTTTCCCTTTTTGCCCTGCTTCCGGCCATGGGAATGTTCTGGATCTGGTCCATACGGCGGCTGGCGGCCCCATGAAAGTCAGGACAATCTCAGCTCCTGCGGGTGGCCTCCCTGTCCTTTAAGAGGGCAGCCAGAATATTTTCCGCCCGTTCTCCATACAGCTTTATGCCTTCAATGTTGGGTTCATGGAGAAGTTTCTGCATGAGAATGCCGTCTTCTCCGTACCAGCAGGGCAGGGCACCGCCAAGGAAATAGGCCTGATGGCGAAGAATCTCTAAGGCTGGAACCACCTCCGGCCTGCTGAGATCCAAAAAGACCTGAATCACGGTGCAGCCCTGATCCACAGCCTCTTTTTCCTTTTTTTTCAGGATATCCCCGAAATCTCCGCCCAGCTCAAGGAAGGTGAAACGGGCAATACCTGCGGATGCATAGATGCTTTCCGTGACCCTGCTTTTTGTATCCGTCAGGGGAGAAGATGTCGCAACAAAATCCCTTGAAAGAGTGAGGCCTTCATAGAAAGAGGGCAGGATGTCGGTATAGGCGGGATGGAGATGCACCCTGCGGTGTTCGTTATCCTTTATTTTAAAGCCGATCAGGGCCGAAACCCTTCCGGAACTGCTTTTTTCCTTGTCATAGGCATCTGCCGGCATGAGATCAATTTCTATGCCTGTGGAGATATAGCCCAGACGGATTCCCGCTTTATGCGTAAAAACATGGTTGCAGACCCCTTCTCCCCAGAGATTGTGCAGCCCCTTTTCCGGATAGATCCTGCTGTGGGCAAGGCCCATGGTTTTTCCCAGAATATCCTGATTGCGAAGCTCTTTCAGGACAATGCCCTGTCCCTCTTCGTAGAGATCTCTGTTGGGCGGGCCGGAGCGGTAAACGGCTGTCTGCCCCACCACCCGGCCATCAAGGATGGCCAGCACCCGAAAAAAATCCCCGGCTTCCTGGGCTGCAAAAATCGCTTCGGCATCATAAACACTGGCAACGGGGTAATGGTCGCCATACACGGCCCGGTAAAGCTCCACAACACCGGGGGCATCATCTTTTTGCATGAGACGAATCTGAAGATCCATGTTTTTTCCTTTCATGGAGTGGGGGATGGATGGGCGGATCTGCCGGAGGGTGGACAGGGGGAGCCGGAAAGTCTCTCTAGAAGGCAGAGGCTCTGGTAGGCTTCCGGTGTATCCATATCCTTTAGAATACCCGCATCCGGGCAGGGGATTTCAAGGGCATCGCTTGTTTCAAGAAATTTTCTGAGCCCGCCTTCGCCGGAAAAGGCAAGAAGGCCGGGGACCAGTTCCGCACGGAGCAGGGGCGGGTGGCCCCTTTCTCCCTGAAAAACGGGGATGAAGGTTTTTTTGTGGGGATGGGTTTCCATGGCATGCATCAGCGCCAGCAGGGTGGGGCAGGACACTAAGGGAATATCCACGGGATGGACAAAAAAGGCCTGCGTTTCCGGAGAAAGGGTTTCAAGACCCCTTTGCACCGAAGAAAACATCCCCCTTTCCGCTGCGGGATTGGGCAGGATGCGGGCTTCAAGGCTCAGCACCTGCAAGGCAGGGGTATTGTCTCCGCTTATCACGGTGATGGCATGGATATCTGCCTTTTTGTAGAGGCCAATGAGATGTTCCACGACAGTCCGGTTTCCGAAGGGAAGCCCTGCCTTGTCTTGGCCCATGCGGCTGGATTTTCCTGCGGCAAGGATAAGAACCGCACAGTCTCTTTTGGGATGGGGGCGGGTATTTTTCCTCACAGGCTTCCCTTCCTGCGAATGGCAATCATTTCCCCGAGAATGCTTACGGCAATTTCTCCCGGTGTCTGGGCTCCAATGGCAAGGCCCACGGGGCAGTGTACTCTGGCCAGAGCCTCATCCCCTAAACCTTTCTCCCGAAGCTTGGTAAAAAGGGCCTCACGCTTGCGGCGGCTGCCCACCATGCCGATGTAGCGGGCCTGGGTGTTTAAGGCCTGTTCCAGCACAACGTGGTCATGGCTGTGGCCATAGGTGGCAATGAGAATCCAGGTGGAAGGCGTAATGGAAAGCCCCTCCATGCAGCCCTCAAAACTTTCGATACTGTGGACGGGAACATTTTCAGGAAAGGAGATGCCCTCGAGGTAGTCTTTGCGGTCATCGAAGATGCCGGGGTCAAAGCCTGCGGCAAGGGCCATGGGACAGAGGGCCTGGGCGATGTGACCAGCTCCGAAGATCAGGAGGCTGGCCTGGGGTTCAAGGCGGATGAAAAAACTTAGCGATGAGGGAGGGGTGTTTTCTTCCATGGAGAAGCGCGTTTCTTCCAGAATGCGGATACGGCAGGGAAAAGCTTTGGATCTCTTTTCCACCTCTTCTTTTCTTTCATGGGAAAAAGAAACCTGAAAACCTGTGGCACGCCTTTCCCCCAGATCCTTCACAAGGTTTTCAAGAAGAAAAAGCTCCGGGCCTGCCCCTTTTTTCAGGGGAAGAAGGAGGAGAGAAGCACTGCCACCGCAGGGCATTCCGGCCATCTCCGGTGTGAGACGGGCTTCCATGTGCCGGGCTTTTCCTTCTTCCATTGCTTGTCTGGCCTGGGCCATGGCCTCCATTTCCAGTGCGCCGCCGCCCACACTGCCCTGTGTTTTCCCATCCCCTTTCACCAGCATGAGGGCTTTTTCATCGCCGGGCACAGAGCCTGTATGGGAGATGACGGCCACAAGGCAGGCGGGGGCTTTATCTTTAAGGATTTCCATGCAGGCACTGAGAATTTCCATGGCCGTCATGACTGCTCTCCTCTGCAATCAGAATCCCGGTACAGGATCAGCCTTTGCAGGAGACTGGCGCTCACTGTTTTTCTGTAGTCCGCACTGGCCCGGATATCGCTGATGGGCTGCACCGCTTTTCCGGCATAAAAGGCCGCTTCCTTGAGGCTTTCTTCCCGAAGGGGTTTTCCCACGAGGGCGGCTTCGGCTTCGGAAGAGCGGATGACCTTCGGCCCCACGCTGCCCCAGGCGAGACGGGCTTCCGCCACAAGGCCCTGTTCCATGCGGATGAGGGCGGCAAGGCTTGCCACGGCTATGGCCATGGCGTTGCGGTTGCCCACCTTTTCAAAGTGCTGGATGGGGGCGTTTTGGGGGATGGGAATCCGGATGCGGTGCAAAAGCTCACCGGGTAACAGTGCCGTACGGCCCGGACCTGTAATAAAGGCTTCCATGGAAAGGGTGTGCAGACCCGTTTCCGAAAGAAGATCCAGCCGGGCGTCGAGCAGGAAGAGGGCGGGCAGGGTATCGCCTGCAGGAGATGCTGTGCAGAGATTGCCCCCGAGGGTGGCCATGTTTCGGAGGGCAGGCCCGCCCACGGATGCGGCCCCCTGACAGAGCAGGGGCAGGTGCTGGCGGGTCAGGGGATGGCTTGCCACTTCCTTTAGGGTGCAGGCGGCTCCAATGGAGATCTCCTCTCCTTCTTTCAGGATATCTCCCATGCCCTCCATGCGTTCAAGGCCGATGAGGGGGGGCAGGGCTTTTTGCTTCTGACGCAGGGCCACCAGAAGATCCGTGCCGCCCGCCATGAACCGGGCTTCGGGATACGCCTTTACCATGGAAAGGAGCATCTCCTTTGTACGGGGAAAGAGAACGGGGTTCATGGCATCTCCTTTGGGGCTGTGAGGTTTTTTGCCGTATCTTCCACGGCATCGAGGATTTTCACATACCCTGTGCAGCGGCAGAGGTTCCCCGAAAGGCCTTTGCGGATGTCTTCCCGATCTGCTTCGGGATGCTTTCGCAGGAGGGCTAGAGCCGTCATTTCCATACCGGGAATGCAGTAGCCACACTGCACGGCTCCCTTTTCTTCAAAGGAGGTGATGAGCTTTTCTCCCACAGGATCTTTTTCAAGGCTTTCCACGGTTTCTATGTTGCGGCCTTCCAGCTGGGCCGCCAGCATGAGGCAGGAGAGCATGGGAAGGCCATCCACAAGGAGGGTGCAGGCCCCGCATTCACCGGTTCCGCAGCCTTCCTTGGTGCCTGTGAGTGGAAGGTCTTCCCGGAGAAGATCCACCACCCTGCGGCCGGGGGCGACGGACAGGGAAAGGGGACTGCCGTTCAGAAAAAAGGAGATGGGAGCGTTTTCAGGGGGTTTTGACATGGGAATATCTCCGGGAATATGGTTTTTATCTCTT
Above is a genomic segment from Desulfobotulus mexicanus containing:
- a CDS encoding (2Fe-2S)-binding protein translates to MSKPPENAPISFFLNGSPLSLSVAPGRRVVDLLREDLPLTGTKEGCGTGECGACTLLVDGLPMLSCLMLAAQLEGRNIETVESLEKDPVGEKLITSFEEKGAVQCGYCIPGMEMTALALLRKHPEADREDIRKGLSGNLCRCTGYVKILDAVEDTAKNLTAPKEMP
- a CDS encoding FAD binding domain-containing protein translates to MNPVLFPRTKEMLLSMVKAYPEARFMAGGTDLLVALRQKQKALPPLIGLERMEGMGDILKEGEEISIGAACTLKEVASHPLTRQHLPLLCQGAASVGGPALRNMATLGGNLCTASPAGDTLPALFLLDARLDLLSETGLHTLSMEAFITGPGRTALLPGELLHRIRIPIPQNAPIQHFEKVGNRNAMAIAVASLAALIRMEQGLVAEARLAWGSVGPKVIRSSEAEAALVGKPLREESLKEAAFYAGKAVQPISDIRASADYRKTVSASLLQRLILYRDSDCRGEQS